A DNA window from Zingiber officinale cultivar Zhangliang chromosome 3A, Zo_v1.1, whole genome shotgun sequence contains the following coding sequences:
- the LOC122052479 gene encoding alpha-humulene 10-hydroxylase-like, which yields MEAISLFSPFFFITLFLGFFITLLIKRSSRSRVHKQQVLLAPLPPSPPRLPLIGNIHQLVGGHSHRILRQLARTHGPLICLRLGQVDQVVASSVEAVEEIIKRHDLKFADRPRDLTFSRILLYDGKGVTMASYGGYWKQMRKIYAMELLNSRRVKSFSSIREDVVRKFTAEIANKAFSRTPVINLSEMVLSMINANVIRIAFGDKCKQQADFLHLVKEAISHFSSFTVADMYPSLKFLDTFTGLKSKLEGVRRKLDKVFDEIIAQRQAALDEQAEEDLIIDVLLKLKDEGNQEFPITYTSVKAIVMEIFLAGTETSSSVIDWVMSELIKNPKAMEKVQKEMREAMQGKTKLEESDIPKFSYLNLVIKETLRLHPPGPLLFPRECRETCEVMGYRVPAGARLLINAFALSRDEKYWGSDAESFKPERFEGISVDFKGLNFEFMPFGAGRRICPGMTFGLSSAEVALAHLLFHFDWQLPQGMKIEDLDMMEISGMSATRRSPLLVLPKLIIPLP from the exons ATGGAAGCTATTTCCCTCTTCTCCCCTTTCTTCTTCATAACTCTCTTTCTCGGCTTCTTCATAACTTTACTGATAAAGAGATCATCAAGGAGCAGAGTGCATAAGCAACAAGTACTATTAGCTCCTCTCCCACCCAGCCCGCCCAGGCTTCCTCTCATTGGAAACATCCACCAGCTCGTCGGCGGCCACTCTCACCGTATCCTCCGCCAACTCGCCCGAACTCACGGACCCCTCATCTGTCTCCGACTCGGACAGGTCGACCAAGTCGTCGCCTCGTCCGTGGAGGCTGTGGAGGAGATTATCAAGCGCCATGATCTCAAATTTGCTGACAGACCCAGAGATTTGACCTTCTCCAGAATATTGCTCTACGATGGGAAGGGAGTCACCATGGCCTCCTACGGTGGCTACTGGAAGCAGATGAGGAAGATTTATGCCATGGAGCTGCTCAACTCCCGGCGAGTCAAGTCCTTCTCCTCCATCCGCGAGGATGTCGTCCGTAAGTTCACGGCGGAGATCGCCAACAAAGCGTTTTCTCGAACACCTGTCATTAATCTAAGCGAGATGGTGTTGTCCATGATCAATGCGAATGTGATCCGAATCGCGTTTGGCGACAAGTGCAAACAGCAGGCGGATTTCTTGCACCTGGTGAAGGAGGCAATAAGCCACTTCTCCAGCTTCACGGTGGCTGATATGTATCCCTCGCTCAAATTCCTGGACACTTTCACGGGATTGAAGTCAAAGTTAGAGGGAGTTCGCAGAAAGCTCGACAAAGTCTTCGACGAAATCATCGCGCAGCGTCAAGCTGCACTAGACGAGCAAGCAGAGGAGGATCTAATCATCGATGTACTTCTCAAACTTAAAGATGAAGGAAATCAAGAATTTCCAATCACATATACCAGCGTCAAGGCCATTGTCATG GAAATATTCTTGGCAGGGACGGAAACATCATCATCGGTTATTGATTGGGTTATGTCAGAGTTGATCAAGAATCCAAAGGCAATGGAGAAAGTCCAAAAGGAGATGAGGGAGGCTATGCAAGGGAAGACCAAGCTCGAAGAGAGTGACATCCCCAAATTCAGTTATCTAAATTTGGTGATCAAGGAGACGCTACGGCTCCACCCTCCTGGCCCTCTATTGTTCCCGAGAGAATGCAGAGAGACGTGCGAGGTCATGGGATATCGAGTGCCCGCCGGGGCTCGATTGCTCATTAATGCATTTGCGTTGAGCAGAGATGAGAAGTATTGGGGCTCCGATGCAGAGAGCTTCAAGCCTGAGAGATTCGAGGGCATCTCGGTGGACTTCAAGGGCTTGAACTTCGAGTTCATGCCATTTGGTGCAGGGCGAAGGATCTGCCCCGGCATGACATTTGGCTTGTCGTCCGCGGAAGTTGCACTGGCTCACCTCCTCTTCCACTTCGACTGGCAGCTTCCTCAAGGCATGAAGATCGAAGATTTGGACATGATGGAGATTTCTGGGATGAGCGCAACAAGGAGATCGCCTCTCCTCGTGCTTCCCAAGCTAATAATTCCTCTGCCATAG